A region of Caldibacillus debilis DSM 16016 DNA encodes the following proteins:
- a CDS encoding threonine synthase, protein MALPIKPNGKIKYLQCIRCGETYPVDDYFEGCPKCRDEGNPANLTFVYAEYGKECPLPYDSYFSLGEGNTPLLPVFDEFPSFYLKYEGRNPSGSHKDRMSAMIVTRAAEKGYEGVAVATSGNAGLSLASYCAYFGLKCAVIATKDLNPQVRRFLEAFGAEIHLTDTPMERWEILKRKKEEGFYPGSNYSNPPVGTVHFGVQGYKAVAYEIVGQLKGTVPDKVLVPASRGDLLWGVWLGFKEMKQADPSLALPAMIACEPFARLSRVLDGEDYTRSFPGETALKSIDGTTVTYQAVKALRESNGFAVEISNEEAEAARKELAKRGILLELSSAASYGAYKKLRKNGAIGEKEVVVAIGTSSGFVEI, encoded by the coding sequence TTGGCGCTCCCGATCAAACCGAATGGAAAAATCAAATATCTCCAATGCATCCGCTGCGGTGAAACCTATCCGGTCGACGATTATTTCGAAGGGTGTCCGAAGTGCAGGGATGAAGGAAACCCGGCCAATTTGACGTTCGTTTACGCCGAATACGGCAAGGAGTGTCCCCTTCCTTACGATTCCTATTTTTCCCTCGGCGAAGGGAATACGCCTCTTCTGCCGGTTTTTGATGAGTTTCCGTCCTTTTATTTGAAATACGAAGGCAGAAACCCGAGCGGTTCCCACAAAGACCGGATGAGCGCCATGATCGTGACGAGGGCCGCGGAAAAGGGGTATGAAGGCGTCGCCGTGGCCACGAGCGGGAATGCCGGGCTGTCCCTCGCTTCCTATTGCGCTTACTTTGGTTTGAAATGCGCCGTCATTGCCACGAAAGACTTGAATCCCCAGGTGAGACGATTCCTGGAAGCCTTCGGCGCGGAAATCCATTTGACGGACACGCCGATGGAACGATGGGAAATTTTGAAAAGGAAAAAGGAAGAAGGATTTTATCCCGGGAGCAATTATAGCAATCCCCCGGTGGGAACGGTCCATTTTGGCGTCCAAGGCTATAAGGCCGTCGCCTATGAAATCGTCGGGCAGCTGAAGGGAACGGTTCCCGACAAGGTTCTCGTCCCCGCATCAAGGGGAGATTTGCTCTGGGGGGTCTGGCTCGGCTTTAAAGAAATGAAACAGGCGGATCCGTCCCTCGCCCTGCCGGCCATGATCGCCTGCGAGCCTTTTGCCCGGCTGTCCAGGGTGCTGGACGGGGAAGACTACACCCGGTCTTTCCCGGGGGAGACCGCCTTAAAATCGATCGACGGCACGACGGTGACCTATCAGGCGGTAAAAGCCTTGCGGGAATCGAACGGGTTTGCCGTCGAGATATCCAACGAAGAAGCCGAAGCCGCCCGGAAGGAACTGGCCAAAAGGGGAATCTTGCTGGAACTTTCTTCGGCGGCGAGTTACGGCGCGTACAAAAAGCTGAGGAAGAACGGCGCGATCGGGGAGAAGGAAGTGGTCGTCGCCATCGGCACTTCATCCGGCTTTGTCGAAATTTAA
- a CDS encoding nucleoside/nucleotide kinase family protein, which translates to MPDKKYVTLTGMDGSGKNTIFQLLKNHFPDAVFTREPGGTPEAEIIRDVLLNEEMTEKERIKTIEQVS; encoded by the coding sequence ATGCCGGATAAAAAATATGTCACGCTCACCGGAATGGATGGTTCCGGAAAAAACACCATTTTCCAGCTTCTCAAAAACCATTTCCCCGATGCCGTTTTCACACGGGAACCCGGCGGAACCCCCGAAGCGGAAATCATTCGGGACGTCCTTTTAAACGAAGAAATGACCGAAAAAGAACGAATCAAAACCATCGAACAGGTTTCATGA
- a CDS encoding MerR family transcriptional regulator, giving the protein MNREKRYSIGEFSEKAGLSKRTLHYYEEIGLLKPARDEKTGRRFYSDRDIATLQKITALKFLGFSLKEIRQWFRVPKFDFTLLTSLKIQLKIFEEKNEQIETVIRSLRRIIRILEEEGEIDSLTLMSLIHSMQTEKDLKEQMGKLLPEEFVKELFDRDEREISELDKSFVQLTKEAKRLMGRPAEDPEVQAMLDKYFRATLDYVGEKVLQELGKLKEIELQAIDQQLPSPFTKEEEEWLAKAMEHYMRSNPSVFHERTEG; this is encoded by the coding sequence ATGAATCGGGAAAAACGATATTCCATCGGAGAATTTTCGGAAAAAGCGGGATTATCGAAACGGACTTTGCATTATTATGAAGAAATCGGGCTCCTGAAGCCGGCAAGGGACGAAAAGACGGGCCGCCGGTTTTATTCGGACCGGGATATCGCCACGCTGCAAAAGATCACCGCCTTAAAATTTTTAGGCTTCAGCCTCAAGGAAATCAGGCAATGGTTCCGCGTTCCCAAATTCGACTTTACCCTGTTGACCTCGTTGAAAATCCAGCTGAAAATTTTTGAAGAAAAGAACGAACAGATCGAAACGGTCATCCGTTCCCTCCGGCGCATCATCCGGATCCTGGAGGAAGAGGGGGAAATCGACAGCCTTACCTTGATGAGCCTGATCCACAGCATGCAAACGGAAAAAGATCTGAAGGAACAAATGGGAAAGCTTTTGCCGGAGGAATTCGTGAAAGAACTGTTTGACAGGGATGAAAGGGAAATATCGGAATTGGATAAGTCCTTTGTACAATTGACCAAGGAAGCCAAGCGGCTGATGGGAAGACCTGCGGAAGATCCGGAAGTCCAGGCCATGTTGGACAAATATTTTCGGGCTACCCTGGATTATGTCGGGGAAAAGGTATTGCAGGAACTGGGGAAACTGAAGGAAATCGAATTGCAGGCAATCGACCAGCAGCTCCCGTCCCCTTTCACGAAAGAGGAAGAAGAATGGCTGGCGAAGGCGATGGAGCATTACATGCGAAGCAACCCTTCGGTTTTTCACGAACGGACCGAAGGATGA